Sequence from the Helianthus annuus cultivar XRQ/B chromosome 13, HanXRQr2.0-SUNRISE, whole genome shotgun sequence genome:
TTAATTACTTCGAAAGCCTGAATTAGAATATTGCATTTTGTGTTGCTATATGGTTAAGATGTCCAAGTATTTGTGTTTCATATCTTTTTTCTGGTGTTGGAACTTGGAAGCATTGGAATACTTGAAACTTGAACTCAAGATGATAAAGTGAGTGGTTGCTATCTGGATACTTACTTTTTGTACATCTCAAATCAAAATTGTAACTCTTTTCTTCGAGCAGTTTCTATGTACACAAATAAGTCATATGCTGTGACAGTAACATGGCATTTATACAACTTTTTTTTGGCGTTCCTTAAACTTAAACAGGTTCATGCTTCATATGATAAGCCAAATAGTCAGGCATTAGTTAGTACATTTGAAACATCAAACATCCATGTAATTTTGTCTGCTAAGGTTAAGTGTATGTTCACTTGTCTATTATGATGACTAATATGTTTTAaacacaacttattttgcttgCTCAAACGCAAATTTTGACCAATTTGTGCACCCTAGTCCCTTTGTATCTTCATTGCACTGATTTTTCaatttaataaataatagttttatGCAAGTAAATAAGCCGCAGTAATAGGTTTCAATGCCTTCTAGTAATGGAACGACTGATTGACTGCATGTGTTAACACTGTGTATCAGTAAATTGTACTTGTGCAAagaaggaacattcatctttactaAATTATTTCTTATTGTTAATTTTTTTGGCTGTCGTATTAGGATTGCAATCGATCATTGAATAGAAGATGGATTCGAATAATTGGAGGCCTACTCAAGGTGCAAGTAGCGGTGTTGTTGACCCCTCCATGGAATCTGGTGATTGGAGGGCTCAGCTGCAAGCAGATTCACGACAAAGGATCGTGAACAAGATGTGTGTACTTGCTATATTCTTATACTTACAAGAATTTTATTATGCTGATTGCTGACCTCCTTGAGTGTCAATTGCTTGATGCGACTGTTTCTCTGCATTCTTTTAATTTGTAAAAAGATGTGTACAAGCTGAACTTATTGCTAATATATACATCATTTTGGCTGACACAAGTTGATCATGTGTAGAATGGATACCTTGAAGAGGCATCTTCCATTCTCTGGGAATGAGGGACTACAGGAACTTAAGAAAATAGCTGTGAGGTTTGAAGAGAAGATTTATACCGCGGCCACAAGCCAGGTTTGCCGTCTTCTTTATgctatgtgtgtgtgtataatgtattatatatatatatatagaaaaagtatatcgtacattatggcttaacgtacttcacgtacaacaacgtgcgtgatttgttctataacatgcgtgattaatgttttcaatatgcgtaattattgtgtttcaacatgcgtgattttggatttttgagttataacgtgcgtgattttaaaatgaacgtgcgtaattacctgtcgtacgtgaagtacgttaagccgtaatgtacgttaaccttcctctatatatatatatatatacatataaatagGATCTCTAGGGTTATTGTTTAGTTAGTTTTGATTGAATTTTAATAGAAAAGAACGTTGTTCTTGAACCTTTGGTTCGTTTATCGTCTTTGATTAATCATTACGCTTTTGAGCCATTTGATCGCACGCGAAACTGCATCACCACCACTAGCGACCACCAACACggagtcgatctaggacccgcgagttgcgacgaacctgtcaaacaggaaaaaatagacttaaaaaatagacgtaaatatgttgaaccacacatgcacgttgcgccgtgttaactcgcaaaattttgggcgaaacataaaaacgttgaaccacacacgcacgttgtgccgtgttaacttgcaaagtTTAGAACGATACGAAAAtgtgcgaaagatgaaaagtacaggggaccaaagttgaaagtaaaaaagttgtgaggatgaattgcaaataatgaaaagttttcgGTTAAATTAGAAAAACAAATTTTGTGCattaaaattgcaaaagatgaaaagatTTTGGGccaaaagtaaaaaaatcatttttttttccaaatcctCCAAAGCTTGAGGTATAACTTCATCATGCATAAAAGTGTTGCTAATTAATATATTTGTATAACTGATGTCATTTTTTTTCTCCATACCATAAGGTATTGTGGGGCCTAAAAATCATATAATTTACTGGTTTGCAGTCTGATTATCTGCGAAAGATATCTTTGAAGATGTTGACCATGGAAAATAGATCACAGAATTCCATGCCAGACGCCATGCAGTCAAGCTCTGCCGCTAATAGTGTAAACCCATCAGATCTAGGTACTTCATAACACGCTATCATTCATTGTTATGCCACAAGATTTACAAATATGATTTTGTTAGGAATAAGTTTATTTCCAAATGCATAGGTTCTCAAGTGATGCAGCAAGGACAGCAACTTCCTATTTCCGCACCATCTAATAATATTCAATCAGGACAACAAATGATGTCTCAGAGCATGCATAGTAATATTGTTTCAGCTGGAATGCAATCTGCATTGCCACCTGGCAGCGGTTTACAGCAATCCACCATGGGAAACGTTGCTGGTCAGAATTCGAACTTGCAGAACATACAAAACATGTCTGGTGTTCAACAAAATGCTGTCGGGAATACAATGGGTCCCGGTAATTTTGCAAATCAACGGCAGCAGATACAAGGACGACAACAACTTGctccccaacagcaacagcaacagcaacagcagcagcaacaacaaacGCAAAATTATCTTTATCAGCAGAAGTTGCATCAAATGGCAAAGCAGACACTCCAGCAGCCTTTGCAATCACAAATGCAATCGCACATTCCGCAACAGAATCTGTTACAGCCAGGTCATCAACAATCTGTTATGCAACCGGCAATGGTGCCGACATCTTCTCTCTCTTCAGTTGTACAAAATCAACAGCCTGGTGTACCACAGTCGTCACAACCTTTAATGAATCATCAGCAATCGGTTTTAAGACAACGGCAGCAACAAGTACAACCAACACAGCAGAATCCAATGGGGCAACAGGCAAATGCTACAAACTTGCAACAAAACCAGCTCATAGGGCAACAGAATAACTACTCTGACATGCAGCAACAGCAGAGGTTGATGGGTCAGCAAAATAAGCTTTCGAGTGTACAGCAGCCACAACAGTTAATTGGTCAACATAACAATCTTTCTAGCATGCAACAACAACAATCTGGTAACTCCAACATGCAGACCAATCAACATTCAGTGCAACAAATGCTACAATCTAGTATGCCAATGCAGCAACAGAATCATCAGAATTCAGCAACTTTGTTGCCGACACAAGTTCAACAACCACTAACACAGTTACAGCAGCCGGTGATGCCACATATGCAGTCTCAGCAGCAGCAGGTGGGTATGCAACAACAGCCGAATCTGCTGCAACGCGATATGCAACAAAGGCTTCCAACTTCAGGTGTTTTTCAGCAGCAAAATGTGATTGATCAGCAGAAACAGCTATTTCAGCAACAGAGAGCTATGCCAGAGGCATCATCAAGTAGGGTTATTAACTTattatatgtttgtttattttttaatattattattttatatttaataatgAACTAACACATGCAGCTTCTAACTCTTTTGTAGCATCACTAGATTCGACAGCTCAGACAGGCAATTCAAATGGTGGAGATTGGCAAGAGGAAGTGTATCAAAAGGTGCTGTGTATTACATTTCTACAAAATCATCATTATTGTTTTAACGAAGTTTAGTTTTTAACTTTTGCTTATTTCGCATTGGTTTCAATTATCAAGTATCTGAGCAAAAAAGTTGTAACCAATTTTAAATTGTTAATCAAATGTCAAGAGCATAGACGTTGTTTTTGCTTGTAATCGTTTTAGTGTTGTCGTTCTCTTTTTTATACAAGGTTTTTGCAGTTAATATTGTTCTATTTTGAATAGCATTGATATTATAGATAAGCAACTAAATGTGAATCatgtattttttaaaacattttttatgACTTTTTCTTCTTATTGCAGATTAAAGCTATGAAGGACCTGTATCTATTAGATTTGAATGACATGCACCAGAAAATTATTGGCAAATTGCAGCAGGTAAGTTAGTAGGTCTTATCAAAATTCAAAATCCctttttagattaaaaaaaacACTTATAATCATTTCAAAAGCATACTGCCAAAGGCAAACTTCACCTATCTTAGTTTAATGAACTTTTCTCTGTGCAGTACGATTCTCTTCCTCAGCAACCAAAAAATGAGCAACTTGAGAAGCTGAAAGTGTTTAAAAATATGTTGGAGCGTTACATGCAATTCTTACAAATCCCTAAGAATAGCATATTGCCTAATTATAAAGACAAGCTGGGTACTTATGAGAAGCAGATTATTCAGGTCATCAACTCAAATAGGCGGAAACCTGTGGGCCCACAGCAGCAAGCACAAGCACTTCCGCCAGCACACATGCAATCTATGCAGCAATCACAACAAACACATTCTCAATTGACACAAGTGCAATCACAAGAAACTCAGATGAATCTACAGGGTGGTTCTATGGCAGCAATGCAACCAAATAATATGGGAAATCTGCAGCAAAGTAATGTGCCTTCTCTGTCAGGCGGTTCGAATGTTCAACAGAACATGATGAACCCCATACAGCCCGGTTCAAATCTTGACCCGGGTCAAAATAGCAGTATGAACTCTTTACAGCCGATCTCTAGTGGGCCCCAACAAGTAAACATAAACCCAATGTCACTACAGGCTAACACAAATATGCTTCAGCATCAGCATATTAAACAAGAACAACTGCTTCAAAGCCAGCAACTGAAACAGTTTCAACAGCGCCAAATGCAGCAACAGTTTCTGCAGAAACAGCAATTCatgcaacagcagcaacaacagcagttTCACCAACAAGCAAAGCAGCAGCAACCAAACGGACAGATGCAAGGAAACCAGTTATCTCAGCTTCATCAGATGAACGATGGCAGTGACGTAAAACTTAGACAGCAGATAAACGTGAAAGCAGGTGCATTTCAGCAGCATCATGCCCAACGTTCTGCTTATCACCAACAGTTGAAACCAGGTGCTCCGTTTTCTCCTCAACTCCTCTCGTCTGCTTCTCCACAGATGTCACAGCATGCATCTCCTCAGATTGACCAGTCAAACATGCTCAAATCTGCCAGCTCACCATTTACTGTACCTTCTCCTTCAACCTCCTCTGCATCTCCTATCCCAGGGGAGTTAATAAATGGTGTTCCGTCATTATCCAACGTCGGAAATATTGGACATCAACAACCGTCTTCAGCAGTCTTACCTACTCAATCTCTTGCTATTGGTACACCTGGAATATCTGCATCCCCTTTACTTGCAGAGTTCACCAGTCCAGATGGAAACCATGGTGCCGTTGCATCAATTGGATCTGGAAAACCTGTTGCAGAACAGCCTCTAGAGCGCCTACTCAAAGTGGTTAGTTTAGAAATTGCACATGCTCATATGATAATATACACCCTAGTAGATGTGGTAAGTTGGGCAGGTTGGCACTGGTTAATGACTTAAAACAATCCCTGGGTTAAACGGGATAATTTTTCATACAGAACAAATGGGTTGTGACCGATTTCTAGTCCAATTTCTAAATGTTATACAAATAGCAAGATATCACCCAACTGTAACCAAGTTTATCACTATTTCATTTAGGTCACTCAAGGTTTGTATTGTTCCATTGTTTTGTAAAAGTTTTCATGCCTGGTTTAACTGAGTGATCTACATGACATATTTATGAAAACTAGTGGGTTACCACCCGCGCTCTCCAGCGGGTtcgaaatgtagataaaaataaacaaatcgCGGTagttaaagttgtttgatgttttagATAAGGGGCTTAAAATTGTCATTACTCATTAGTAAAGTTGAGTGGCTAAACATGTCATAATTaaagttgagggactaaagttgttttagttaaggggctaaagttgtttgatgtagttaaggggctaaacatgtcattataaagttgaggggctaaagttttagttaaggggctaaacttGTCATTACTAAAGTTGAAAGGCCAAAGTTGGTTAATGccaaagttgaggggccaaagtTGGTTGATGTGACAAAATAGCATATTTCTAGTacatataatataatttattaCTGTATAGTGACTTCTTTTTTCAAGTTTAACTTGAAGTAGCTGGTTTCCagtaaaaatctaaaaataaaataCTAAATTGTAACTAAGTTACATAATTGTGATTTATGTCACATTGTCACTCAATCAATCTACCTATTTATGAAAAGGTTGATAGTGGAACAATACTAAACTTTAGTGACCTACATGAAACGGTTATGAAACTTTGTTATATTAAGTGACTTTCACACTTTATAAACAATTAACGAGTTACTTATGATTAGAAGAATAGTATTATTACAATAATTATTAGATATACCTTTTAATTAAAAGATTTAAAACGTAGTATGTACGTTAAGCTATAATTTCTTGTTTGACACGTTTAAGATGAAACATAACCCAAATGAGTTGAAATTGCCACCTAGACTCTTAGGGGGTGTGTTTAAGATACTTCTTTCATAATGTAAAACTCTCGGACTAACATATTTTAATTCATTTCTTTATAGGTAAAATCAATGTCACCAAAAGCATTGAGTGCTTCAGTTGGAGACATTGGCTCCGTTGTGAGTATGATTGATAGGATTGCGGGGTCCGCACCTGGTAACGGGTCGAGAGCTGCAGTTGGTGAGGATTTGGTTGCCATGACAAAATGTCGTCTTCAGGCAAGAAATTTTGTCACTCAAGATGGAGCAAATGGCACGCGGAAAATGAAACGGTTTACAAGTGCAATGCCGTTAAATGTCGCATCATCTGCTGGCAGTGTGAATGATAGTTTT
This genomic interval carries:
- the LOC110899138 gene encoding mediator of RNA polymerase II transcription subunit 15a, which codes for MDSNNWRPTQGASSGVVDPSMESGDWRAQLQADSRQRIVNKIMDTLKRHLPFSGNEGLQELKKIAVRFEEKIYTAATSQSDYLRKISLKMLTMENRSQNSMPDAMQSSSAANSVNPSDLGSQVMQQGQQLPISAPSNNIQSGQQMMSQSMHSNIVSAGMQSALPPGSGLQQSTMGNVAGQNSNLQNIQNMSGVQQNAVGNTMGPGNFANQRQQIQGRQQLAPQQQQQQQQQQQQQTQNYLYQQKLHQMAKQTLQQPLQSQMQSHIPQQNLLQPGHQQSVMQPAMVPTSSLSSVVQNQQPGVPQSSQPLMNHQQSVLRQRQQQVQPTQQNPMGQQANATNLQQNQLIGQQNNYSDMQQQQRLMGQQNKLSSVQQPQQLIGQHNNLSSMQQQQSGNSNMQTNQHSVQQMLQSSMPMQQQNHQNSATLLPTQVQQPLTQLQQPVMPHMQSQQQQVGMQQQPNLLQRDMQQRLPTSGVFQQQNVIDQQKQLFQQQRAMPEASSTSLDSTAQTGNSNGGDWQEEVYQKIKAMKDLYLLDLNDMHQKIIGKLQQYDSLPQQPKNEQLEKLKVFKNMLERYMQFLQIPKNSILPNYKDKLGTYEKQIIQVINSNRRKPVGPQQQAQALPPAHMQSMQQSQQTHSQLTQVQSQETQMNLQGGSMAAMQPNNMGNLQQSNVPSLSGGSNVQQNMMNPIQPGSNLDPGQNSSMNSLQPISSGPQQVNINPMSLQANTNMLQHQHIKQEQLLQSQQLKQFQQRQMQQQFLQKQQFMQQQQQQQFHQQAKQQQPNGQMQGNQLSQLHQMNDGSDVKLRQQINVKAGAFQQHHAQRSAYHQQLKPGAPFSPQLLSSASPQMSQHASPQIDQSNMLKSASSPFTVPSPSTSSASPIPGELINGVPSLSNVGNIGHQQPSSAVLPTQSLAIGTPGISASPLLAEFTSPDGNHGAVASIGSGKPVAEQPLERLLKVVKSMSPKALSASVGDIGSVVSMIDRIAGSAPGNGSRAAVGEDLVAMTKCRLQARNFVTQDGANGTRKMKRFTSAMPLNVASSAGSVNDSFKHSETSELDSTASSSNKRPRIESNHALLEEIKEINRGLIDTVVSISEEDVDPAAASSVSDGGDGTVITCSFSAVALGPNLKSQYASAQMSPIQPLRLLVPANYPSCSPILLDKFPAEVSKEFEDISTKTKSRFSISLRSLSQPMSLKDIARTWDACAAAVMSDYAQQRGGGTFSSKYGTWENCLSAA